Within the Arthrobacter sp. UKPF54-2 genome, the region GCGCGGACCGGGGGCATGCGGCCCGGGGGCGCCAAGTCCCGCAGGACCCTGGCATCCGGGGAGACACTGCTGGGGCGCAAACGCCGTGCCCGCCGGATCAACAAGGCGCTGGCCGAGCAGTACCCCTACGCGCATGCGGAACTGGATTTCCGCAGCCCGTTCGAACTCGTGGTGGCCACCGTGCTCTCTGCCCAGACCACGGACGTGCTGGTCAACCAGATCACGCCGGCCCTGTTTGCCCGGTACCCGGATGCCCGCAGCATGGCCGAAGCCGAGCCCGCCGAGCTGGAAGCCATCATCAAGCCCACCGGGTTTTTCCGGGCCAAGGCGCGGAACCTGATGGCGCTGTGCACCAAGCTCGTGGACGACTATGACGGCGAAGTGCCCGGCCGGCTGGAAGACCTGGTGAAGCTGCCCGGCGTCGGCCGGAAGACGGCCAACGTCGTCCTGGGCAACGCCTTCGGCGTCCCGGGGATCACGGTGGACACCCACTTTGGCCGGCTGGCCCGCCGCTTCGGCTGGACGGAGTCGGACGATCCGGTCCGGATCGAGTCCGACGTCGCCGAGCTGTTCGAGCCCAGGGACTGGACCATGCTTTCGCACCGGGTGGTCTTCCACGGCCGGCGCGTCTGCCATTCGCGGAAGCCGGCCTGCGGCGCCTGCGCGGTGGCGAACTGGTGCCCCAGCTACGGTGAGGGCGAGACGGACCGGGAGAAGGCCAAAAAGCTGCTGAAATACGAGCTGGCGCCGGGGCAGGAGGACCTGCTGGCGAAGCTGCTGGCGGAAACCCACCGCGCCGCCGAAATCCGGATGGAATCGCAGCGGAGGCCGCGGTGACCGCCCGCCAGGACCTGGTCGACCTCGTGGCCGCGGTGGAGGCCGGAACGGCGCCGGCCCCGGACCCGCGCTGGCGCGAGCTGGCCGTGGAGCCCGGCGAGCGGGTGCGCCGCGCGGCCGTGCTGATGCTTTTCGGGTCCCTGGACGACGTCCCCGCGACCTCCGTCAAGTTGCTGGCGCCGGCGGACCTGGACGTGCTGTTGCTCCAGCGCGCGCAAACCCTTGATGACCACCCCGGCCAGGTCGCATTCCCGGGCGGCGGCATCGACCCCGGTGAAACCGTCGTCGAGGCCGCCCTCCGCGAGGCCGAAGAGGAAACCGGCCTGGACCCGCGCGGTGTGGAGGTCCTCGGCGTGATGCCGGAACTGGCCCTGCCGCGCGGGAACTTCCTGGTAACCCCCGTCCTGGCCTGGTGGGCCTCGCAGTCGCCCGTCCGGGTGGTGGACTACGGCGAGTCCGCCCAGGTCTTCCGGGTCCCGGTGCGGGACCTGCTCGACCCCGACAACCGGGTCATGGCGACCGTCAGCCGGGCCGGGCAGACGTTCCAGAGCCCGGCCTTTACCGTCAACGGTGTGGTGGTGTGGGGCTTCACCGGGATGATCCTCAACCAGCTGTTCGACCAGTTGGGCTGGGCCGTCCCTTGGGACCGCACCCGCCTCCACGGGATCGACGTCTAGCAGTACTGGCCCGGCACGTTGGTGAGACCGCGGGCGCAGTGCGTCAGCGCGATGTTACGAGCGGGCCGGGTCGTGCCGCGGCTGGCCTGCCGGGCGCCTTCGCGGCGGCCGGTTTGGCGGCCGGCTTGGAGGGTGCGCCCGGCCTGCCGGGCGTCTTCGCAGCGGAGTGGTCCACGACCAGCCCGGTGGCGGCGTTCTCCCGCACCGCGGTGATGCCCGCGGCCGCCCCCTTGATGGAGCTGAAAAGCGGTGACACAGCAACAACTGTCCCGTCCGGTGCCGTCAGCCTGAAAAAATACGACTCTTCTCCGGCCGCTGCAATCTCGAATACGCCAGCCACGCTGCTGCCTCCCCCCTTCCCTGCCTCATTGCTTTGCGCCGGCGGATCATTCGGGATCGTCGCCGGCCTTTTCGAGCGTAACGGGGCTCACAGAGCGGGCGCAACGCTACTGGCGGGTACGTTACCCCGGGCGTCCGGCCCGGCGCCGGGCGGCAGTTTCATATCTGCTATTTGGCGTTGTCGTAGGAGTCGACGACGGCGACGCTCACCGGAAACTCCACCGGAATCCTGCCGAACAACAGCTCCTTGGCGGCCGCCGCGGAGTCCTCGATGGCCCGGACACTGGCCTCCACGGCGGCCTCGGGGCAGTGGACCATGACCTCGTCATGCAGGAAGAACACCAGCTCGCCGGCCGGGGCGCCGTCCGCGCGAAGGGTCCGCAGCCGGCGTCGTAGTTCCGCCAGCCAGCAGGCGGCCCAGTCGGCGGCCGAACCCTGCACCACGAAGTTCCGGGTAAACCTCCCGCGCGAACGGGCGAGGGCCTCGGCCCGGCGCTGTTCCTCCGCGGTGGTGGATTGCTGGCTGCGCAGCCAGCGTTCGGAGGGCGGCGGGCTGCTGCGGCCGAGCCGGGAGGTGACGGTCTTGCCGGCCTCGCCGTCGCGGGCGGCCTGCTCCACGAAGCCGACCGCGCGCGGGTAGGTGCGCGCCAGCTGCGGCATCAGCCGCCCGGATTCGCCGGTGGTGGCGCCGTAAATGGCGCCGAGCAGGGCGACCTTGGCCTTGGCCCGGTCGCCGCCGAAGCCCTGCGCCGCGATGCCGGCGTACAGGTCCTTGTCGCGGGCGGCCTCCGCCATCCTGGAGTCCTGGGCCAAGGCGACCAGCACGCGCGGCTCGAGCTGGGAGGCGTCGGCGACGATGAGTTTGTGGCCCGGGTCGGCGTGGACGGCGCCGCGGATCTGCCGGGGGATCTGCAGGGCGCCGCCGCCGCGCGAGGCCCAGCGCCCGGATACCACGCCGCCCACCACGTATTCGGGCTGGAAGCGGCCGTTCTTGACCCAGGCGTCCAGCCAAGCCCAGCCGTTCGCGGCGTGCAGCCGGGCGAGTTTCTTGTAGGCCAGCAGCGGTTCGATCGCCGGGTGGCTGGATTCCTTCAACTCCCACTGCCGCGTGCTTTTGACCTCGATGCCGTTCCGGTGGAGGGCGCGCATTAGGTCCTGCGGCGAATCCGGGTTCAGCGCCGGGGAGTGCAGCAGGGTCCGGAGCTCCGTGTTGAGCGCCTCGAGCTTGGCCGGCCGGTGGCCCTGGGGCGGACGCGGGCCGAGGTAGTCGGCGAGGATCCGCTCGTGCAGTTCCTCGCGCCACGGCACGCCGGTGTGCTGCATCTCGGCGGCGATCATGGCGGCGGCGGACTCGGCGGCGAGCAGGAGCTGGAGCCTTTGCTTGCGACGGTCGCCGTCTGGGGCGACCGAGCCGACGGCCTCCTGCTGCGCGGCGTACTCGGCGCGGAGCTCCTCGGGGGAGTGCCTTGGCGCGGCGCGCAGCCCGGGGTCATCGAACAGGGCGCCTTGGTCCGCGGGCGGGGGAGGCGGCTGCAGTGCCCGCGGCGGCTGCTGGACGTCGTCGTCCTGGGTCAGCTTCTCCGCGTTGCGGGCGTACTCGGTGTGGGCGGTGAACTCCGAGTGGGCCAGGATCGCGCCGCACAGAGTCAGGTCGTAGCAGCGTTCCAGCTCGACGCCGGCGGCCAGCAGGGCCGGGTACCAGTCCTGCGTGCGGTGCCAGATCCAGCGCGGACGCTGCAGTTCCAGCTGGCGCACGACGCCGGCCAGCTCAGCGGCGCTGACCAGACGCGGTTCGGGGGCCGCGGGGTCGGGGGCGCCCGACGGCGTGAGCTGTTGGAGGGCTGCGCCGTCGGCGTGGGCGGCGAGCAGCAGGTACATAGGCTCAATTCTGCCCTGGCGGGGCGCCCGGTTTTCCACATAGCCGAAGACCTCGGGCAAGAACAGCGTCCGTAGCCCCCAACGTGGTGACATGAGCAGGCATCAACTACCCGAGCCAGTTGCCGGACACCGCCCGTCCCGGCAGTCCGTGTCCAGGGCAGGGCCCCAGTCGGGACCGGACCCTGCGGCCACCCCCGGGTCGTGGCTTCCCGAAGGGGCGGCGGAGACACTGCTCGTCACGGCCTCCGAGGTCCTGCGCGCCGAAGTGGAGCGCATCGTCGCCGCGGCCGGGCGCCAGCTGAGCCTGGCCCGCGATGCCACGGAGGCGGCCCCGTACTGGGACACTGCCGGTGCCGTGCTCGTCGGCAGTGACGTCCGGGAACTCCCGATCCGGCGCCGTGCACCGGCAGTTCTGGTGGGACTGCACGGCGAGGGGGACGGCCTCTGGCAGCTGGCCGCGGTCCTGGGGGCCGAACGGGTGGCCGTCCTGCCCGAGGGCGGACCTTGGCTAGCCGAGTACCTCAGCCGATCGCACGCCCCGGATCCGGGCGGGCATGTCCTCGGCGTCATTGGCGGCTGCGGCGGCGCCGGGGCCACCACCGCCGCGATCTGGCTGGCCCAGGCCGCCGCGGGCCTCGGCGCCAGAGTCCTCCTGATCGACGGAGACCCGTGGGGCGGCGGTCTCGAACTGGCCCTCGCTGCCGAAGAGGAGCCCGGGCTCCGCTGGCCGGACCTCGCCGACGCCAGCGGCAGCATCGACCCGGACCAGCTCCACGAGGCGCTGCCCGAAGCGGGCGGGTTCTCTTTTCTGTCCTGGCCGGGCACCCGGGAACGGCCGCCGGCCATCGACACGGCCGCGGTCGCCGGGGTGCTCGACGCCGCGCGTCGCTGCTATGAGCTGGTGGTGCTGGACATCGGGCGCGGACTCGAGCCGCTGCGGACCTTCGCCTGGGAGTGCGACCGCCTTGTCGTTGTGCTGCCCGCCCAGCTCCGGGCCGCGGTGGCAGCCGCCCGTTTGGTGCCGGAGCTGCCGGCGGTGGAGACGGCGCTGGTGATCCGGACGAAACCCGGGGTCGCTTTCGATTACCAGCTTATTTCCCAAGCCGTGGGGCTCCCCGTGCAGGCCATCCTGCCCGAGGTCCGGGGCACGGCCGCCGCCACGGAACTCGGGCGCCTGCTGGACGCCGGCGGACGGCGCAGCGTGCAACGCTTCACCGAGGGAGTGCTGGCCTTCGGCGCGGACGGGTTCCCGTGAGTTCGCTGCTGGCGCCCGACCCGCCGGACCCGGAGAAACCACGGCTCCGCCGGCAGCTGCGCGGCCCCCAGCGGCGGGTGGATGCGTTGCTGCTTGAAGCGGTCCGCGAATCGGTCATGGCCGACGCCGGCCCGGTCACGCCGACCCGCGTGGCCGCAGCCGTGCAAGCCAGCGGCAGGCTCCTCGGCACCGCCGGGTCGCTGGCCGCCGTCGAAAGCATCAGCGCCGAACTGAACGGGCTGGGACCGCTGCAGCCGTTGACGCGCGACCCGCTCGTGACCGACATCTTCGTCAACGGCCCGGCCTCGGTGTGGCTGGACCGCGGCCGCGGGCTCGAACGCGCCCCGGTTACCTTTGCCGGCGAGGCCGAGGTCCGGGCCCTGGCGGCCCGGCTGGTGGCCGCCGGCGGACGCCGGCTGGACGACGGTTCGCCCTGCGTGGATGTCAGGCTCGAAGGCGGGTATCGGGTCCACGCGGTGCTGCCGCCGATCTCCACGGCCGGAACGCTGCTGAGCGTGCGGATCCGGCGCGGGTCGGTCTTCTCCCTGGACGAGCTCGGCCGTACCGGCATGTTCGGCCCCCTCGTGAAGGAGGTGCTGGAACGCATGGTGGCGTGCCGCCTGAGCTTCCTGGTCAGCGGCGCGACGGGGTCGGGCAAGACGACACTGCTGGCGACCCTCCTGGGCCTGTGCCGGCCGGGGGAGCGGCTCGTCCTGATCGAGGACGCCTCGGAACTGAACCCCGTTCATCCGCACGTGGTGTCGCTGGAGTCCCGCCACAGCAACCTCGAGGGCGGCGGCGCCGTCGATCTCGGGGAGCTGGTCCGGCAGGCACTGCGGATGCGTCCCGACCGGCTGGTGGTGGGGGAGTGCCGCGGCGCGGAGGTCCGGGAACTGCTCTCCGCGATGAACACCGGGCACACCGGTGCCGGCGGGACCATCCATGCCAACACTGCCGCCGCGGTCCCGGCCCGGCTGACGGCCCTGGGAGCACTCGCGGGAATGGGGCCCGACGCCGTCCGGCTCCAGGCGGCCAGCGCCCTCGACGTCATTGTCCACCTGGAACGGGCCCGTCACGGCAGGCGAGTAGCGTCCGTCGGGTTGGTCGGGGACAACGGATCTGAACTGGCCGTCCAGTCGGCCTTGGAAACGATTGACGGCTCGGTCATGTCCGGTCCAGCCTGGCCGGGGCTGGCGTCCCGCCTCGGCATGGATCCGGCTGCCGTGCCAGGCTGTCCTGGCGCCGCCGGAACTGTCCGGCCCGGCGTGGCCCCAGGCCGGCCATGACCGCCGCCCTGACCGGAATCCTGGCGCTGGCGCTCTGGCTGGTTTTCGCGCCGCCCGGTGGCCCCGGCCCGCGACTGCGGAGGGTCCTCGCCGTTCCTCGGGCTGGGCGCCTGCCGGACACCGCCGCTATTCTCCCGCGCGGCTGGCGGGCACGCTGGGCACTGAGGCCCGGCGGGCGGGCAGCCGCCTCGGAGGTTCCCATGACCGTGCTCGCGCAACAGCTGGCTGCGCTGCTTAAGGGCGGACGGACGCCTGCCCAGCTGTGGGAGGACCTGTGGCAGCTCTACGGGGACCCGTCGCCGGCAGGCTTCCCGCCGGACGGCTCCGGCCAGCCCCACGGCGCGGCAGCCCAGGCCGGCGGCGCGGGTGCGACCTCGCGCGACATCCTGGCCGCCGCCCGGGCTGCGGCGCTGCGGGGATCACCGGTGGCCGCGGCGATCCGCAGGCGGGCCTCCCCGGACCATGGACGAGGCCGCCCCCGGGGTTCCGACCGGAGGGAACGGGCGGTCTGGATGGAACTTGCCGCGTGCTTCGACGTCGCCGAGGCAAGCGGCTGCCCGCTGGCCGACGTCCTGACGCGCTTCGCCGCGCACCTGGAATCCGAGGGCGATGCCCGGGCTGCCCGAAGGACTGCCCTCGCCGGGCCCAAAGCCACGGTCCGCATCCTGACCTGGCTGCCCTTCCTGGGGCTCGGAATCGGGGTACTGCTCGGCGTGGATCCCTGGGCCGTCCTCCTCGGCACTCCCTGGGGGATGGCGGCTCTCGGCGCAGGGCTGGCCCTCACCGCGGCCGGCCGGATCTGGTCCGCCCGCCTCGTCCGGGCCGCGGCCGGGCGGCAGCCGTGATCCCGCAGCCGGGCAGTCTCGCAGTTGCCGTCCTGCTGGCCGCGGCGGTGGTCGTGGCGGCCACGGACCGGCGGAGGTCGGGCCGGCGCTGGAGGACACAGGACCCGCACCGGCCCGGGAAATCGGCCGGCCGCGTCAAGGGCGGCGGCCACCCGGCGGGCCCGGACCTCGGGCTCCGGGATCCGGCGCTGATGCTGGAACTGATCGGCGCCATGCTGGACACCGGCGCCGGGCTCGGCCGCTCGCTGGACCTGATCGCCGGGCACGCCTCCGAAGAGATCCGCCGACCGCTGGTGCCTGTCGTCTCCGCCCTTGCAATCGGCGCCGACTGGGAGACCGCCTGGCGGGGCTCCGGTCCCGTTCCCGCCCCGGTGCTGGCACTCAAGGAGGCCTTGGATTTCGCGGCGAAAACCGGAGTGCCCTCAGCGGCCATCCTTTACGCGCAGGCGGCCCGGCTGCGCCGCGAGCAGTTCCGGGACGCCGAGCGGCACGCCGCCGCGCTGGGCGTGAAGCTGGTCATCCCGCTGGGGCTCTGCTCGCTGCCCGCCTTCGTTTGCCTGGGCATCGTGCCGGTGTTGCTTGCACTTCTGCCCCCGGGTACGTGAGTCCCGGCGCTCCGAGGAACCGCGGCCCGACCAACTCGGGAACCGCGGCCGCCGCCGGTGCACCACCGGCCACTGGAACTGGCCGCCGCCAGACCGCTCCCGCAGGGGCGCCGTGCCGCGACTTCTCCTCCACAGCCGGACTTATCCACTTGGGCCCACAGCACTCTTACCGCTGTTGGACCGCGCCCCCGACATTGGAATCAGCCGGTTACCGTGCCGGAATCTCCCGAGAGGAACGCTCATGACTTTCCACCGAAACGCCCCCGCCGGCACTGACCGCGCGTCCGAGGAAATCGGAACCGCGGACGTACGCGAAATCTACCCGGGCGCCCGGCAGGCGCCGCCGGTGCAGGTCTTTCCCAGGCCCGCCCGCCGGCAGCGGAAACTCCGCCATTCGGAAGCGGGGATGGCGACCGCCGAGTATGCCATCGCCACCCTCGCCGCCGTCGGGTTTGCCGGCCTGCTGGTGCTCATCATGCGCAGCGACGAGGTGCGGGGGTTCCTGCTGAACATCATCCGCACGGCCCTCGCGCTGCCGTGAACGGCGCGCCGCGGGGTGCATCAGCCCCGCCGCGACGCTCCCGCGGCTCCAAACTTCCGGGAACCCTGCGGCCAGTGCCCCGGCCCGGCGCGGAAAGTCTTGGCCACCGGGGCGGGCAAGGGTGCCGGGGCGCCGTGACGGCCGAGTTCGCCGTGGCGTTACCGGCCGTCCTCCTGGTCCTTGGACTGTTGCTGGCCGGTTCGGCGGCCGGGCTGACGCAACTCCGGCTCGAGGAGGCGGCCCGGGCCGGCGCCCGGGCGCTCGCCCGCGGTGAGGACGCCGGTGCTATTGGTGGTATCGTCCGGCAGCTCGCCGGGGATTCGGCGCGGTCAACAGTGACTGTCGACGGCATCTGGCTCAGCGTTACGGTGTCCGGAACCGTCAGCGGAGCGGCTGCTCCCCTGATCCCGTGGACCCTCACGGCGAAGGCCTGGGCGCGGCGTGAGTCCACGGTTGCCGCGGCGCTCTCCGCGCCATCAACCGCGCCTCTTGGCCTGAGCAGGGATGCATGATGGCCGTCCCCGTACGGAACTCCGAGCTCGGCGCGGGCACCGTCCTCGCCGTGGGCCTCGGGCTGATGCTGCTGCTGGCAGTGAGCGCCGTGGTGCTGCTGGCCCAGGCCGCGGTGCTGGCCACGAAGGCCGCCTCGGCGGCGGATCTGGCGGCGCTCGCGGCGGCGGACGCCGCCCGCGGCCTCAGCCCCGGGGAACCGTGCGCGGTCGCCGCCGAGGTCGCGGGGCGGCACGGCGCCCGGTTAGTGAGTTGTTCGGTGGCATCCGGCACCGTCCAGGTCCGGACGGAACTCCCCTTCCACGGCATGTTCGGGTCGGCTACGGGGCTTGCCCGGGCGGGACCGCCGCCGGCAGTGGAAGACGGGGCGCCGGAGCCGGCCCGCGGACCGCCGGGGACCGGCGACGCGTAACGCCTCCCGCCGGTCCGGGCTGCTGGCCCCTCCGGATCGCCCGGCCCGCCTGGCCTCAGGCTGCCGGTCCACCCGGCAACGCCGCCTACCCGGCGGGGCTGGCCACCGGGCCTGCGGCCCCCGCGACCGGACTTGCCGACTCCCCGGCAGGGCCCCCCATCAAGTCCGTGGCGTCGGTCAGCAGCATCTCGATCAGCGTGACGGCGGCGTCCTTGTCCAGCGGGTTGTTCTTGTTGCCGCATTTGGGGGACTGGACACAGGACGGGCAGCCGGACTCGCATTCGCAGGCTCTGATCGCATCGCGCGTCGCGGCGAGCCACACCCGGGCCTTGTCGTAGCCCCGCTCGGCGAAGCCGGCTCCGCCCGGGTGGCCGTCGTAGACGAAGATCGTCGGGACTCCGGTGTCGGCGTGGATGGCCGTGGAGACCCCGCCGATGTCCCACCGGTCGCTGGACGCCACCAGCGGCAGCAACCCGATGGCGGCGTGCTCGGCGGCGTGCAAGGCGCCGGGGAACTGCGCCTCGATCAGCCCGGCGCCCGTCAGGGACCTGTTGTCCATCACGAACCAGACGGCCTTGGTGAAGAGGTCCCGGGCCCCCAGTTGAAGCGGTTCCTCGCCGAGGATCTCGTTTGAAATCAGCGCCTTGCGCTGGAAGGAGACCACCTGTGTCGTCACTTTCACATCGCCGAAGTGCACCGCAACGTCACCCCACTGCGTCGTGCGGAGCGTCTCCAGGACCTCGATCTGGGTCACGTCCCGCGCCGTCGTGTAGTAGTCGGGGTTGGCGCGCCGCACCACGACGCAGTGTTCGCCTTCGTTCAGGTCCTCAACGACATAGCTTTCGCCCTGATGGACGTAGATGGCGCCGGTGTGCGCCTGGTAGTGCGTCTGCGGCGAATCCATGGTGCCGAGCAGCGAACCGGTGTCGGCGTCCATGATGCTCACCGGGCCGCCGCCGTCCGCCCGCAGGTTCACCATGGCCGCCGCGCTCTGCGGGTGGGTCCAGAACCAACCGGCGGGACGTTTGCGCAAGTAGCCCTGGGCGACAAGCTGGTCCAGCAGTTTCTCGGCGGTCGGGCCGAACAGCTCCAGCTCCGCATACCCCAGCGGCAGCTCCGCCGCGGCCGCGCACAGGTGGGGTCCCAGCACATACGGATTGGAGGGGTCGAAGACGGTGGCCTCCACCGAGACGTCGAAGATCGCCTCGGGGTGGTTCACGAGGTACGTGTCGAGCGGGTCGTCGCTGGCGACGAACGCGGCGATGGCATCCTGCCCGGCGCGGCCCGCCCGGCCGATCTGCTGGAACAGCGACGCGCGGGTGCCCGGCCAGCCGGCGACCAGGACCGCGTCGAGGCCGGAGATGTCGATGCCCAGTTCCAGCGCCGAGGTGCTGGAAACGCCCAGCAGCTCGCCGGAGCGCAGCGCCTTTTCCAGCGCCCGCCGTTCCTCCGGCAGGTACCCGGAACGGTAGGCCGCCACGCGCTGCGGCAGGCTCGGGTCCACTTCGTCCAGGAGGCGTTTGGTGATGGAGGCGATCGTCTCGGCCCCGCGCCGGGACTTGATGAACGCGATGGTCCGGATCCGGGAGGAAACCAGGTTCGCCAGCAGGTCCGAGGTTTCGGCTACGGCGGTCCGGCGCTCCTTGGCCCCGTTCTCGCCGCGCAGCTCCGTCAGGGCCGGTTCCCAGAACGCCACGGTGGTGGCCCCGTGGGGCGAGCAGTCCTCGGACACCGCCCGGACGGGGGCGCCGATGAGCCGGCCGAAGGACGTTCCCGGATCGGACGCGGTGGCCGAGGCGGCAATGAACACGGGCCCCGGATGGCCGGCGCCGGGACTGT harbors:
- the nth gene encoding endonuclease III gives rise to the protein MRPGGAKSRRTLASGETLLGRKRRARRINKALAEQYPYAHAELDFRSPFELVVATVLSAQTTDVLVNQITPALFARYPDARSMAEAEPAELEAIIKPTGFFRAKARNLMALCTKLVDDYDGEVPGRLEDLVKLPGVGRKTANVVLGNAFGVPGITVDTHFGRLARRFGWTESDDPVRIESDVAELFEPRDWTMLSHRVVFHGRRVCHSRKPACGACAVANWCPSYGEGETDREKAKKLLKYELAPGQEDLLAKLLAETHRAAEIRMESQRRPR
- a CDS encoding DUF4244 domain-containing protein, producing the protein MTFHRNAPAGTDRASEEIGTADVREIYPGARQAPPVQVFPRPARRQRKLRHSEAGMATAEYAIATLAAVGFAGLLVLIMRSDEVRGFLLNIIRTALALP
- a CDS encoding Rv3654c family TadE-like protein; amino-acid sequence: MMAVPVRNSELGAGTVLAVGLGLMLLLAVSAVVLLAQAAVLATKAASAADLAALAAADAARGLSPGEPCAVAAEVAGRHGARLVSCSVASGTVQVRTELPFHGMFGSATGLARAGPPPAVEDGAPEPARGPPGTGDA
- a CDS encoding bifunctional 3'-5' exonuclease/DNA polymerase, whose amino-acid sequence is MYLLLAAHADGAALQQLTPSGAPDPAAPEPRLVSAAELAGVVRQLELQRPRWIWHRTQDWYPALLAAGVELERCYDLTLCGAILAHSEFTAHTEYARNAEKLTQDDDVQQPPRALQPPPPPADQGALFDDPGLRAAPRHSPEELRAEYAAQQEAVGSVAPDGDRRKQRLQLLLAAESAAAMIAAEMQHTGVPWREELHERILADYLGPRPPQGHRPAKLEALNTELRTLLHSPALNPDSPQDLMRALHRNGIEVKSTRQWELKESSHPAIEPLLAYKKLARLHAANGWAWLDAWVKNGRFQPEYVVGGVVSGRWASRGGGALQIPRQIRGAVHADPGHKLIVADASQLEPRVLVALAQDSRMAEAARDKDLYAGIAAQGFGGDRAKAKVALLGAIYGATTGESGRLMPQLARTYPRAVGFVEQAARDGEAGKTVTSRLGRSSPPPSERWLRSQQSTTAEEQRRAEALARSRGRFTRNFVVQGSAADWAACWLAELRRRLRTLRADGAPAGELVFFLHDEVMVHCPEAAVEASVRAIEDSAAAAKELLFGRIPVEFPVSVAVVDSYDNAK
- the ssd gene encoding septum site-determining protein Ssd, with product MSRHQLPEPVAGHRPSRQSVSRAGPQSGPDPAATPGSWLPEGAAETLLVTASEVLRAEVERIVAAAGRQLSLARDATEAAPYWDTAGAVLVGSDVRELPIRRRAPAVLVGLHGEGDGLWQLAAVLGAERVAVLPEGGPWLAEYLSRSHAPDPGGHVLGVIGGCGGAGATTAAIWLAQAAAGLGARVLLIDGDPWGGGLELALAAEEEPGLRWPDLADASGSIDPDQLHEALPEAGGFSFLSWPGTRERPPAIDTAAVAGVLDAARRCYELVVLDIGRGLEPLRTFAWECDRLVVVLPAQLRAAVAAARLVPELPAVETALVIRTKPGVAFDYQLISQAVGLPVQAILPEVRGTAAATELGRLLDAGGRRSVQRFTEGVLAFGADGFP
- a CDS encoding type II secretion system F family protein gives rise to the protein MIPQPGSLAVAVLLAAAVVVAATDRRRSGRRWRTQDPHRPGKSAGRVKGGGHPAGPDLGLRDPALMLELIGAMLDTGAGLGRSLDLIAGHASEEIRRPLVPVVSALAIGADWETAWRGSGPVPAPVLALKEALDFAAKTGVPSAAILYAQAARLRREQFRDAERHAAALGVKLVIPLGLCSLPAFVCLGIVPVLLALLPPGT
- a CDS encoding TadA family conjugal transfer-associated ATPase, coding for MSSLLAPDPPDPEKPRLRRQLRGPQRRVDALLLEAVRESVMADAGPVTPTRVAAAVQASGRLLGTAGSLAAVESISAELNGLGPLQPLTRDPLVTDIFVNGPASVWLDRGRGLERAPVTFAGEAEVRALAARLVAAGGRRLDDGSPCVDVRLEGGYRVHAVLPPISTAGTLLSVRIRRGSVFSLDELGRTGMFGPLVKEVLERMVACRLSFLVSGATGSGKTTLLATLLGLCRPGERLVLIEDASELNPVHPHVVSLESRHSNLEGGGAVDLGELVRQALRMRPDRLVVGECRGAEVRELLSAMNTGHTGAGGTIHANTAAAVPARLTALGALAGMGPDAVRLQAASALDVIVHLERARHGRRVASVGLVGDNGSELAVQSALETIDGSVMSGPAWPGLASRLGMDPAAVPGCPGAAGTVRPGVAPGRP
- a CDS encoding type II secretion system F family protein, with product MTAALTGILALALWLVFAPPGGPGPRLRRVLAVPRAGRLPDTAAILPRGWRARWALRPGGRAAASEVPMTVLAQQLAALLKGGRTPAQLWEDLWQLYGDPSPAGFPPDGSGQPHGAAAQAGGAGATSRDILAAARAAALRGSPVAAAIRRRASPDHGRGRPRGSDRRERAVWMELAACFDVAEASGCPLADVLTRFAAHLESEGDARAARRTALAGPKATVRILTWLPFLGLGIGVLLGVDPWAVLLGTPWGMAALGAGLALTAAGRIWSARLVRAAAGRQP
- a CDS encoding CoA pyrophosphatase; this encodes MTARQDLVDLVAAVEAGTAPAPDPRWRELAVEPGERVRRAAVLMLFGSLDDVPATSVKLLAPADLDVLLLQRAQTLDDHPGQVAFPGGGIDPGETVVEAALREAEEETGLDPRGVEVLGVMPELALPRGNFLVTPVLAWWASQSPVRVVDYGESAQVFRVPVRDLLDPDNRVMATVSRAGQTFQSPAFTVNGVVVWGFTGMILNQLFDQLGWAVPWDRTRLHGIDV
- a CDS encoding TadE family type IV pilus minor pilin, encoding MTAEFAVALPAVLLVLGLLLAGSAAGLTQLRLEEAARAGARALARGEDAGAIGGIVRQLAGDSARSTVTVDGIWLSVTVSGTVSGAAAPLIPWTLTAKAWARRESTVAAALSAPSTAPLGLSRDA
- a CDS encoding DEAD/DEAH box helicase, with amino-acid sequence MNPHESLIPLLGRGPDPEQLRHVRTIPARMAVNEPWPEWVHPDLVQAYGSLGIHEPYRHQVQAADLAHAGEHVVIATGTASGKSLAYQLPALDAVHRSELRVLADPGKIHDDGAVTLYLSPTKALAADQLAAIRSLKLPTVRAETYDGDTDPASRRWIRDHANVILANPDMLHFGILPNHAWWARFFRRLRYVIVDEAHSYRGVFGSHVANLMRRLRRICAYYSPGAGHPGPVFIAASATASDPGTSFGRLIGAPVRAVSEDCSPHGATTVAFWEPALTELRGENGAKERRTAVAETSDLLANLVSSRIRTIAFIKSRRGAETIASITKRLLDEVDPSLPQRVAAYRSGYLPEERRALEKALRSGELLGVSSTSALELGIDISGLDAVLVAGWPGTRASLFQQIGRAGRAGQDAIAAFVASDDPLDTYLVNHPEAIFDVSVEATVFDPSNPYVLGPHLCAAAAELPLGYAELELFGPTAEKLLDQLVAQGYLRKRPAGWFWTHPQSAAAMVNLRADGGGPVSIMDADTGSLLGTMDSPQTHYQAHTGAIYVHQGESYVVEDLNEGEHCVVVRRANPDYYTTARDVTQIEVLETLRTTQWGDVAVHFGDVKVTTQVVSFQRKALISNEILGEEPLQLGARDLFTKAVWFVMDNRSLTGAGLIEAQFPGALHAAEHAAIGLLPLVASSDRWDIGGVSTAIHADTGVPTIFVYDGHPGGAGFAERGYDKARVWLAATRDAIRACECESGCPSCVQSPKCGNKNNPLDKDAAVTLIEMLLTDATDLMGGPAGESASPVAGAAGPVASPAG